From the Cryptomeria japonica chromosome 2, Sugi_1.0, whole genome shotgun sequence genome, one window contains:
- the LOC131873707 gene encoding uncharacterized protein LOC131873707, which produces MISTDPQDEIMLMDASKSNELCSMEFDWSCSSSGLGVGVVLIPPHGKVIPYSFKLEFQNTNNTVEYEALLLGLAEEKRLQIKMLEVGGDAELIVKQVRGLFVDKNERLRHYRNHVWDEIEAFDAFSIEAIPREFNSKADSLAVSVALLVPHPDFTTDTYRVELVYRPSVPNNYESW; this is translated from the coding sequence ATGATATCGACTGACCCTCAGGATGAGATCATGTTAATGGATGCAAGTAAGTCTAATGAACTCTGTTCTATGGAATTTGATTGGAGTTGTTCATCTTCTGGATTAGGGGTTGGGGTTGTTTTGATACCTCCCCATGGAAAGGTCATTCCTTATTCTTTCAAGTTGGAATTCCAAAACACGAATAATACGGTCGAATATGAGGCCTTGCTATTAGGTTTGGCTGAAGAAAAGAGGTTGCAAATCAAAATGTTGGAGGTGGGAGGCGATGCAGAACTTATTGTTAAGCAAGTGAGGGGCTTATTTGTAGAcaaaaatgagagattgagacactataggaatcatgtttgggatgagatCGAAGCCTTCGATGCTTTTTCAATTGAAGCCATTCCTAGGGAGTTTAATTCGAAGGCAGATTCTTTGGCGGTATCTGTAGCCTTACTGGTTCCACACCCAGATTTCACAACTGACACTTACAGAGTTGAACTAGTTTATAGACCTAGTGTGCCAAATAATTATGAATCCTGgtag